The Novosphingobium pentaromativorans US6-1 genome window below encodes:
- a CDS encoding GH36-type glycosyl hydrolase domain-containing protein produces the protein MRRARDAASTADSRNAVAAEWLLDNDYHVQRAILQIGEDLPPSFYQRLPGIAGEQARGAPRVYMLAHSLLRASHLQIALGSAVEFIDRYQDEEPLSIAELWAFPTMLRLACLELLIAGFARLFKDVPPPFEIHPEGQLSAGADDTECVSRAIANLAVISSIPWKMFFDRVSRVEAILRRDPAAVYARMDFDTRDRYRHAVEQLAAHSGLSEWDVAERLLSQCYTQGDLPTGHIGYWLVGAGRPAFEDALHARALTFVSLGRWLARYPAALYTAALILVGIAGFILPAAYLLTVEAKLSSWLIGIALITIPASVLSLTFVNWLVTLLVAPRVLPKLDFEKGIAADCRTAVVMPVIVGNVDDIAPVLQRIESHRLANSDPSLRFVLLSDHADADAEAMPGDGAIERALIEGIDRLNRRYPGPDGKGPFHLLHRPRLYNAAQGCWMGWERKRGKLAQFNALILHGTSTPFSVTTGDPGRLAGLRFVVTADADTRLPPGVVNQMVAALAHPLNMAHFDPRSGRVSSGYTILQPRVEIAPENSGRSLFTHFFGGDTAIDIYSRAVSDVYQDIFGTGIFVGKGIYDVAAFERSLAGRIPENTLLSHDLFEGLHGRAGLASDIIVYEGFPAGYLDYSRRWHRWVRGDWQIVAWLFPLVPGADGNRVRNRLTWFDRLKIFDNLRRSVVPASLVALLIGGWFLLGGNPLVWTLLALAAPAAYLFTDLVTGLAQGRRRGVLQGVLRRLSDHAGRWALAITFLVSDSAIALSAIVTTLTRLATRRRLLEWTAAAQMSAHVATLDPRWAAWRAMWVSPLFAIVIAGALALTDPKVLLIAGPILLLWLLAPEIAIWITRPVARSVETLDGEDRLFLRRLARRTWLFFETFVRPEDNWLPPDNYQAPPDEATAHRTSPTNVGMMILSTLTAWKLGHIGANEVAVRLRNVLDTLDRLERYRGHMLNWYDTRTGKALEPRYVSAVDSGNLAVSLVVAKSACREAVRAPILSLQRWDGFVDVLDLLAEALGVEGIDGDGACRKLVAAMRESARTAPGEPAAWHQRLSTLLERDCGQLQGQVHHIIAMGDMLPTEALHEVQVWVERADHHLRAMQRDVDTLLPWQPLLEAPPEGCSEIADGLRPMLVDALSAGSEATALRARATIAAFEQSQAEGGIRDWARELGAALDLGAATSAALRDDLERLASDAARQAEAMDFALMFDATTKLFNIGYNVSADRIDPHHYDLLASEARLASFFAISKGDVPAEHWFSLGRPITKQARGLALVSWNGSMFEYLMPNLFLRSDPETLLGQSDRSAVDLQRDYGAARNIPWGISESSFASMGADRVYGYHAFGVPALGLRRGLSRDLVVAPYATALALAARPGLAIRNMRELAALGLIGRYGFYEAVDFTPERVPAGDRFAIVRSYMAHHQGMALAAMGNALCGDIFVDWFHADPHIRTIDLLLNERIPWELPPEISRIETREVAPVPEGAIPPLHSWPAETSGRTIAVHVIGNGRMASRLAEGGSGSLHWRRHALTRSDASPSGSGMSIYLRERASGALWSAGPEPIRSGATDVHTRFHEHQVEYHRRDHGIATSMTVSIAHGDDVEIRRIMVVNETDRTRTIDFTSYAEVVLAPAADAARHPAFSKLFVGSEMLPAMDGLLFSRRARDPKESPPVLLHRAIADEPGLRVRGVETDRLAFLGRHGHESAPAALNRDSLPGGLGWTLDPVIGLQAEIEIPPFGRREIAFLTIAAGSRETVQEIAERYTTIPSMDWAVSDAATAVARELHTLGLAPHRVPEAQKLLSRLLQPAPPRATYEGVGRGRASRQDLWALGISGDHPILLLGGGDTERSGLLRFLLSAHQLWRHRGVAVDLVVMHEGAEGYLEPVRERLLAVLRDAGVQDQLGQNGGVHLVGIDRADGDRARLLERSAHLRLDERGGSIADQLSRLDAEPLSGPRFTPVVPEGPVEVPAPGASPSRESLAFDNGLGGFTDGGREYVVALAPGVQTPAPWSNVLANSGFGTIVTEAGLGFSWATNSGENRITPWHNDPVKDTQGEILYVRDEENGRVWTTTPQPAGGDSAARVRHGAGYTIWERESEGLAQELTVAVPSDDPVKLVRLRLRNLLPRTRRVTATYYAEWLLGAVRGESAPLRAADYDAGAHVLLATNPWNEEFQDRTAFLTSTVPPHSVTTSRSDFIGRDGDARRPQGLDKWDLGGRQQAAGGDCCAALQVHLDIAPGETAEVCFVLGQGTDRAHAVALAQRWQDPAAIDRGIVQVCQAWETRLGAVCVTTPDPAFDIMVNRWLPYQVTSARVRARAGFYQAGGAFGYRDQLQDVLALLHSDPGAARAQILAAAAHQFEEGDVLHWWHPPFDRGVRTRCSDDMLWLPYATATYVEATGDRAILDEELPFLRGPQLSEGESDRYARFDVTDYRASLFEHCERALDRGYRLGAHGLPLMGAGDWNDGMNRVGEHGRGESVWLGWFLITAIDGFVRLCGTSRPELADRWTQRASRLGEAIERSGWDGDWYLRAFDDDGRAWGSHNDEECRIDAIAQSWAVLSGAGDKARAGRAVAAARRELVRDDDRIIRLLTPPFDRTPRDPGYIKAYPPGIRENGGQYTHAAAWLGIATARLGDGQGSMALFERINPINHGRSPVETAVYRTEPYVLAGDVAGAAPHVGRGGWSWYTGAAGWVWRWAIEEILGLRLVEGGIAMSCCLPPTWSHFEARVTRASGSLQIRVDNPAGLATGVERIRVDGAVWDEAIIPFPDDGSTRIVHVELVPPAGT, from the coding sequence TTGAGGCGTGCACGAGACGCAGCAAGCACCGCTGACAGCCGCAACGCCGTCGCCGCAGAATGGCTGCTGGACAATGATTACCACGTTCAGCGTGCGATCCTGCAGATCGGCGAGGACCTGCCCCCCAGCTTCTACCAGCGGCTGCCGGGCATTGCCGGGGAGCAGGCGAGGGGAGCCCCGCGCGTCTACATGCTCGCCCATTCCCTGCTGCGCGCATCGCACTTGCAAATCGCGCTTGGCTCGGCGGTGGAGTTTATCGACCGGTATCAGGATGAAGAGCCGCTCAGCATCGCCGAGCTCTGGGCATTCCCGACAATGCTGCGGCTTGCCTGCCTGGAACTGCTGATTGCGGGATTCGCACGGCTCTTCAAGGATGTGCCGCCGCCCTTCGAGATCCACCCCGAGGGGCAGCTGTCCGCAGGCGCAGACGATACCGAATGCGTATCGAGGGCGATCGCCAATCTGGCGGTCATCTCGTCGATCCCCTGGAAAATGTTCTTCGATCGGGTCAGCAGGGTGGAAGCCATCCTGCGACGCGATCCGGCAGCCGTCTACGCGCGCATGGATTTCGACACCCGCGATCGGTATCGGCACGCCGTCGAACAGCTCGCAGCCCACAGCGGTCTGAGCGAGTGGGATGTGGCGGAGCGGCTGCTCAGCCAGTGTTACACCCAGGGCGATCTCCCCACGGGTCACATCGGCTACTGGCTGGTCGGTGCCGGCCGGCCGGCGTTCGAGGACGCTCTTCATGCGCGCGCGCTGACATTTGTCTCGCTTGGCCGGTGGTTGGCCCGCTATCCCGCCGCGCTCTATACGGCCGCGCTCATTCTGGTCGGCATCGCCGGCTTCATATTGCCCGCTGCCTATCTTCTGACCGTCGAGGCCAAGCTCTCCTCGTGGTTGATCGGAATCGCTTTGATCACGATCCCGGCGTCGGTCCTGAGCTTGACCTTCGTCAATTGGCTCGTGACCTTGCTGGTCGCGCCGCGCGTGCTGCCCAAGCTCGACTTTGAAAAGGGCATCGCCGCCGATTGCCGGACCGCGGTGGTCATGCCCGTCATTGTTGGAAATGTCGACGATATCGCGCCTGTGCTGCAGCGGATCGAAAGTCATCGGCTGGCCAACTCCGATCCCTCGCTCCGGTTCGTCCTGCTGAGCGATCATGCTGATGCTGATGCGGAAGCGATGCCTGGCGATGGCGCGATCGAACGGGCGCTGATCGAAGGAATTGACCGCCTCAATCGACGCTATCCCGGCCCGGACGGGAAGGGTCCTTTTCATCTTCTCCACCGGCCGCGGCTCTATAACGCGGCCCAGGGCTGTTGGATGGGGTGGGAGCGAAAGCGGGGCAAGCTTGCGCAGTTCAACGCCCTGATCCTTCACGGGACATCGACGCCTTTCAGCGTTACGACCGGTGACCCCGGCCGCCTTGCCGGTCTCCGCTTCGTGGTGACCGCCGATGCCGATACCCGATTGCCGCCCGGCGTCGTCAACCAGATGGTGGCCGCCCTCGCGCACCCGCTCAACATGGCCCATTTCGATCCGCGCTCAGGCCGGGTGTCGAGCGGATACACCATCCTTCAGCCACGCGTGGAGATCGCGCCCGAAAACAGTGGGCGGTCGCTGTTTACCCATTTCTTCGGGGGTGACACGGCGATCGACATTTATTCCCGGGCGGTTTCGGACGTCTATCAGGACATTTTTGGAACAGGCATATTCGTCGGCAAGGGCATCTACGATGTCGCGGCCTTCGAACGCAGCCTCGCTGGCCGCATCCCGGAAAACACGCTGCTGAGCCACGATCTGTTCGAAGGTCTGCACGGACGGGCGGGGCTCGCCAGCGACATCATCGTCTATGAAGGATTTCCCGCAGGCTATCTCGACTATAGCCGGCGCTGGCACCGGTGGGTCCGTGGGGACTGGCAGATCGTGGCCTGGCTGTTTCCTTTGGTCCCGGGCGCCGATGGTAACCGCGTGCGCAACCGCCTGACATGGTTCGACCGGCTCAAGATCTTCGACAATCTGCGGCGCAGTGTCGTTCCGGCGAGCCTTGTCGCCCTGCTGATCGGCGGCTGGTTCCTGCTGGGGGGTAATCCCCTTGTCTGGACATTGCTCGCGCTGGCTGCCCCGGCTGCCTATCTGTTTACCGACCTGGTGACCGGCCTTGCCCAGGGCCGGCGGCGCGGCGTGCTCCAGGGGGTGCTGCGGCGCTTGTCGGACCATGCCGGCCGGTGGGCCCTCGCGATCACCTTCCTGGTGAGCGACAGCGCGATCGCACTCTCGGCCATCGTGACCACTCTCACCCGGCTCGCTACCAGGCGCCGTCTTCTCGAATGGACGGCGGCCGCGCAGATGTCAGCCCATGTCGCGACGCTCGATCCGAGGTGGGCCGCGTGGCGCGCGATGTGGGTGTCGCCCCTTTTCGCGATTGTCATTGCCGGAGCGCTGGCATTGACCGATCCGAAGGTCCTGCTGATCGCGGGCCCTATCTTGCTGCTCTGGCTGCTCGCGCCCGAGATCGCCATCTGGATCACGCGTCCGGTCGCGCGTTCTGTCGAGACGCTGGATGGTGAGGATCGCCTGTTTCTGCGTCGGCTCGCGCGGCGAACATGGCTGTTCTTCGAGACATTCGTGCGGCCCGAGGACAATTGGCTTCCGCCTGACAATTATCAGGCGCCTCCCGACGAAGCGACCGCGCATCGCACATCGCCGACCAATGTCGGCATGATGATTCTCTCGACGCTGACAGCGTGGAAGCTCGGCCATATCGGTGCGAACGAAGTCGCTGTCCGCCTGCGGAACGTCCTCGATACCCTCGACCGTCTCGAGCGGTATCGCGGCCATATGCTGAATTGGTACGATACCCGCACCGGAAAGGCGCTTGAACCGCGGTATGTGTCAGCCGTCGACAGCGGCAATCTGGCGGTCAGTCTGGTGGTCGCGAAGAGCGCCTGCCGCGAGGCGGTGCGTGCGCCGATTCTTTCGCTCCAGCGCTGGGATGGCTTTGTCGATGTGCTCGATCTTCTCGCCGAGGCGCTCGGCGTGGAGGGCATCGATGGCGACGGCGCCTGCCGCAAACTCGTCGCCGCGATGCGCGAATCCGCGAGGACTGCGCCCGGGGAACCGGCGGCCTGGCATCAGCGCCTCAGCACCCTGCTCGAGCGGGATTGCGGGCAGCTGCAGGGCCAGGTCCATCACATCATCGCCATGGGGGACATGCTTCCGACCGAAGCGCTGCACGAAGTCCAGGTCTGGGTCGAGCGGGCGGATCATCACCTTCGGGCGATGCAGCGCGATGTCGACACTCTGCTGCCGTGGCAGCCGCTTCTCGAGGCGCCGCCCGAAGGCTGCTCCGAAATCGCCGATGGGCTTCGTCCGATGCTGGTCGATGCCTTGTCGGCGGGCTCGGAAGCGACCGCCCTGCGGGCTCGCGCGACCATCGCCGCCTTCGAACAGAGCCAAGCGGAGGGCGGTATCCGTGATTGGGCGCGCGAACTGGGCGCTGCACTTGACCTCGGAGCGGCCACGTCCGCGGCGTTGCGCGATGATCTCGAACGCCTTGCGTCGGATGCTGCAAGGCAAGCCGAGGCGATGGACTTTGCCCTGATGTTTGATGCAACGACCAAGCTATTCAATATCGGCTATAATGTGAGCGCCGATCGGATCGACCCGCATCATTACGATCTGCTCGCGAGCGAGGCGCGGCTGGCAAGCTTTTTTGCCATCTCCAAGGGAGACGTGCCTGCCGAGCATTGGTTCTCGCTTGGCCGTCCGATCACCAAACAGGCCCGTGGGCTTGCTCTGGTGTCATGGAACGGCTCGATGTTCGAGTATCTGATGCCCAACCTGTTCCTGCGCAGCGATCCGGAGACATTGCTGGGACAAAGCGATCGGAGCGCCGTCGATCTGCAACGTGACTATGGCGCTGCGCGCAATATCCCCTGGGGTATTTCCGAATCCTCCTTCGCATCGATGGGTGCCGATCGCGTGTATGGCTATCACGCCTTTGGCGTTCCCGCGCTCGGCTTGCGCCGGGGCCTGTCGCGGGACCTGGTGGTGGCGCCCTACGCGACCGCGCTGGCGCTGGCCGCGCGGCCGGGGCTAGCGATCCGGAACATGCGCGAGCTCGCAGCGCTTGGACTGATCGGTCGCTACGGCTTCTACGAAGCGGTCGATTTCACGCCGGAGCGGGTTCCGGCAGGCGACCGATTCGCGATCGTCCGTTCCTATATGGCCCATCATCAGGGCATGGCATTGGCGGCGATGGGCAATGCCTTGTGCGGCGACATATTCGTCGACTGGTTCCATGCAGATCCGCATATCCGCACGATCGACCTGCTGCTGAACGAGCGCATCCCCTGGGAACTGCCTCCCGAAATCTCGCGGATCGAAACACGCGAAGTTGCGCCGGTGCCGGAGGGCGCCATCCCTCCCCTGCACAGCTGGCCGGCGGAAACCTCAGGTCGAACGATCGCGGTTCATGTTATCGGCAACGGCCGCATGGCGAGCCGCCTGGCCGAGGGCGGGAGTGGCAGTCTCCACTGGCGTCGGCACGCGCTGACACGGTCGGACGCATCTCCCTCCGGCAGCGGGATGTCGATTTATCTGCGGGAACGGGCTTCGGGCGCGCTATGGTCCGCCGGTCCGGAGCCGATCCGCTCGGGAGCGACTGACGTTCACACTCGATTCCACGAGCATCAAGTCGAATATCACCGACGCGATCATGGCATCGCCACCAGCATGACCGTCTCGATCGCGCACGGCGACGATGTCGAGATCCGCCGCATCATGGTCGTCAATGAAACCGATCGGACGCGCACCATCGATTTCACGAGCTATGCCGAGGTCGTTCTTGCGCCGGCCGCCGATGCCGCGCGCCACCCTGCCTTCAGCAAGCTGTTCGTTGGCAGCGAAATGCTCCCCGCAATGGACGGTCTTCTGTTCAGCCGCCGCGCACGCGATCCGAAGGAAAGCCCCCCGGTGCTCCTTCACCGCGCGATCGCCGATGAGCCAGGCCTGCGCGTGCGAGGCGTCGAAACCGATCGCCTCGCATTTCTGGGTCGGCACGGTCATGAATCAGCGCCGGCGGCATTGAACCGCGACAGCTTGCCCGGTGGTCTTGGCTGGACGCTCGATCCGGTGATCGGCCTGCAGGCGGAGATTGAGATACCGCCCTTCGGCCGACGTGAGATCGCATTCCTGACGATCGCGGCCGGATCCCGCGAGACCGTGCAGGAGATCGCGGAGCGGTACACAACGATCCCGTCCATGGACTGGGCGGTAAGCGACGCGGCAACCGCGGTGGCGCGCGAGTTGCATACGCTAGGGCTCGCGCCTCATCGCGTTCCCGAGGCCCAGAAGCTGTTGTCCCGGCTACTTCAACCCGCACCGCCACGAGCGACTTACGAGGGCGTGGGCAGGGGGAGAGCGAGCCGCCAAGATCTCTGGGCGCTTGGTATATCGGGCGATCATCCGATCCTCCTGCTAGGCGGAGGAGACACGGAGCGGTCGGGCCTGCTGCGGTTCCTGCTTTCCGCGCATCAGCTCTGGCGGCATCGCGGCGTGGCCGTCGATCTTGTCGTAATGCACGAAGGCGCCGAGGGCTATCTCGAGCCGGTACGCGAACGTTTGCTGGCGGTCCTGCGGGATGCGGGCGTCCAGGATCAGCTGGGCCAGAATGGCGGCGTCCATTTGGTCGGCATCGACCGTGCCGATGGCGACCGCGCGCGGCTGCTCGAGCGCTCCGCGCATCTTCGGCTCGATGAGCGGGGAGGGTCTATCGCCGATCAGCTTTCGCGTCTTGACGCCGAGCCGTTGTCGGGCCCTCGGTTCACGCCTGTCGTGCCGGAGGGGCCGGTCGAGGTGCCAGCGCCAGGAGCGTCACCTTCGAGGGAAAGCCTCGCCTTCGATAACGGACTGGGCGGCTTCACGGACGGCGGGAGGGAGTATGTCGTCGCGCTTGCGCCTGGGGTGCAAACGCCTGCACCCTGGTCGAATGTGCTCGCCAACAGCGGGTTCGGCACGATCGTCACGGAGGCGGGACTCGGGTTCAGCTGGGCGACCAACAGCGGTGAGAACCGCATCACTCCCTGGCACAACGACCCAGTCAAAGACACGCAGGGGGAAATCCTCTATGTGCGAGACGAGGAGAACGGGCGGGTGTGGACGACCACCCCACAACCGGCCGGGGGCGATTCCGCCGCGCGGGTGCGCCACGGTGCCGGCTACACGATCTGGGAGCGAGAGAGCGAGGGCCTTGCCCAGGAATTGACCGTTGCCGTTCCAAGTGACGATCCGGTGAAGCTCGTCCGCCTGCGTCTGCGCAATCTCCTCCCCCGAACTCGCCGGGTTACTGCGACCTATTATGCCGAGTGGTTGCTCGGCGCTGTGCGCGGCGAATCGGCGCCGCTGCGTGCTGCGGACTATGATGCGGGCGCGCATGTGCTTCTCGCCACCAATCCGTGGAACGAGGAGTTCCAGGATCGGACTGCTTTTCTGACGAGCACGGTGCCGCCACACAGCGTGACGACGTCGCGCTCGGACTTCATTGGGCGTGACGGCGATGCGCGCCGTCCGCAGGGTCTGGACAAATGGGACCTGGGCGGGCGGCAGCAGGCGGCCGGCGGCGATTGCTGCGCGGCGCTGCAGGTCCATCTCGATATCGCCCCGGGTGAGACAGCCGAGGTTTGCTTCGTGCTTGGACAGGGCACGGACCGCGCCCATGCGGTCGCGCTCGCGCAACGTTGGCAGGATCCTGCGGCGATCGATCGCGGCATTGTGCAGGTGTGCCAAGCCTGGGAGACCCGCCTCGGCGCGGTTTGCGTGACCACGCCTGACCCAGCGTTCGATATCATGGTCAATCGCTGGCTACCCTATCAGGTGACCAGCGCTCGGGTTCGTGCGCGCGCCGGCTTCTACCAGGCCGGCGGCGCTTTTGGCTATCGTGACCAGTTGCAAGATGTGCTGGCGCTTCTCCACAGTGATCCGGGGGCGGCACGCGCGCAAATCCTCGCGGCGGCCGCGCACCAGTTCGAGGAAGGCGATGTCCTCCACTGGTGGCATCCGCCCTTCGATCGCGGCGTGAGGACGCGCTGCTCGGACGACATGCTGTGGTTGCCCTATGCGACCGCGACCTATGTCGAGGCGACGGGTGACCGCGCGATCCTCGATGAAGAGCTGCCCTTCCTGCGCGGCCCGCAGCTTTCCGAAGGAGAATCCGATCGCTATGCCCGCTTCGATGTAACCGATTACCGGGCTTCGCTATTTGAGCATTGCGAACGCGCGCTCGATCGCGGTTATCGCCTGGGCGCACACGGTCTCCCGCTCATGGGAGCCGGCGACTGGAATGACGGGATGAATCGGGTCGGCGAGCATGGTCGCGGCGAGAGCGTTTGGCTGGGATGGTTCCTGATCACGGCGATCGATGGTTTTGTGAGACTGTGCGGCACGAGCCGCCCGGAACTCGCGGACCGCTGGACGCAGCGCGCGAGCAGGTTGGGAGAAGCCATCGAACGGTCCGGATGGGACGGCGATTGGTATCTGCGCGCATTCGATGATGATGGTCGTGCCTGGGGATCGCACAACGATGAAGAATGCCGGATTGACGCGATCGCGCAATCCTGGGCGGTTCTGTCCGGCGCAGGCGACAAGGCGCGGGCCGGTCGCGCGGTTGCCGCCGCGAGACGGGAATTGGTGCGTGATGACGATCGCATCATCCGGCTGCTGACACCGCCGTTCGACCGGACGCCGCGCGATCCAGGTTATATCAAGGCTTACCCGCCGGGCATCCGCGAGAATGGCGGGCAATATACGCATGCCGCTGCATGGCTCGGCATTGCCACCGCGCGACTGGGTGACGGCCAGGGCTCGATGGCGCTGTTCGAGCGTATCAATCCGATCAACCATGGCCGCAGCCCTGTCGAGACCGCGGTGTACAGAACCGAACCCTATGTGCTTGCGGGCGATGTTGCTGGGGCGGCCCCGCATGTCGGGCGCGGGGGCTGGAGCTGGTACACCGGCGCTGCTGGCTGGGTCTGGCGTTGGGCGATTGAAGAGATATTGGGACTGCGGCTGGTGGAAGGCGGAATCGCCATGTCGTGCTGCCTGCCGCCGACTTGGTCGCATTTTGAGGCCCGCGTCACACGCGCGTCGGGAAGCCTGCAGATCCGGGTGGATAATCCGGCCGGCCTCGCGACCGGCGTGGAACGGATCAGGGTGGATGGGGCGGTGTGGGACGAGGCGATCATCCCGTTCCCCGACGATGGCAGCACGAGGATTGTCCATGTCGAGCTCGTCCCGCCAGCCGGAACCTGA
- a CDS encoding 1-phosphofructokinase family hexose kinase: MTNIVTVTLNPAIDGACAAQEVRHTHKIRTTNERYDAGGGGINVGRVIQRLGGDVIAVYLAGGATGTVLNSLVDQYALPRLCIDIEDHTRISLAVHEASTGREYRFVPEGPHIAETEWQTCLNALESLDFDWLVLSGSLPRGVPEDFYIWAGDVARSRGARVVLDTSGPALARTLASGGIFLVKPSLGEFEQLMGTPLRDPDTLMAAARSLMARGQTTHLAVTMGHDGALLANADEVLRLPAIAVAAQSAVGAGDSFVGAMTHALATGHSAHNAFRYGLAAGTAAVMTPGNDLCHRDDVEQLFARSTQ, from the coding sequence ATGACGAATATAGTGACAGTGACCCTCAACCCCGCCATCGACGGCGCATGTGCGGCGCAGGAAGTGCGACATACGCATAAGATCCGGACCACCAATGAACGCTATGATGCAGGTGGAGGCGGAATCAATGTGGGCCGGGTCATACAAAGATTGGGCGGAGACGTGATTGCCGTCTATCTTGCCGGCGGCGCGACAGGGACGGTGCTGAACAGTCTCGTCGACCAGTATGCGCTCCCCCGGCTGTGCATCGATATCGAAGATCACACGCGGATCAGCCTTGCGGTTCATGAAGCCAGCACAGGCCGGGAATATCGCTTCGTGCCCGAGGGGCCACACATTGCCGAGACAGAATGGCAGACCTGCCTCAATGCTTTGGAATCCCTCGACTTTGATTGGCTTGTCTTGAGCGGGTCCCTGCCAAGAGGCGTTCCGGAGGATTTCTATATATGGGCCGGCGATGTCGCACGGAGCCGTGGGGCACGTGTCGTTCTCGACACATCGGGTCCAGCGCTCGCACGCACCCTGGCCTCTGGCGGGATCTTCCTCGTGAAACCGAGTCTGGGAGAGTTCGAACAGTTGATGGGCACGCCCTTGCGCGACCCGGACACGCTAATGGCGGCCGCTCGATCGCTCATGGCGCGGGGCCAGACGACTCATCTTGCCGTCACGATGGGCCATGATGGCGCCCTGCTCGCGAACGCGGATGAGGTATTGCGCCTGCCGGCAATCGCCGTCGCGGCGCAAAGCGCAGTTGGTGCAGGCGACAGCTTTGTCGGGGCGATGACCCATGCCCTTGCCACCGGGCATAGCGCGCACAACGCCTTCAGGTACGGGCTGGCCGCAGGAACAGCGGCGGTGATGACGCCGGGCAATGATCTTTGTCACCGCGATGATGTGGAACAGCTATTCGCCCGGTCGACGCAATAA